A DNA window from Actinokineospora baliensis contains the following coding sequences:
- a CDS encoding isoprenyl transferase, producing the protein MSLRRRVADIVYGIYEKRLVQQAGGRTPRHVGVMLDGNRRWAREAGFTDVNDGHRVGARRIADLLGWCEEAGVEVVTLWLLSTDNLNRDESELRPLLEIIGDVVDELAEPGAPWRLRIIGALDRLPAETAARLKAAAGRAGGREGVEVNIAVGYGGRQEIADAVRKLLQQHAEAGTSIEALAEVLDVDHIAEHLYTSGQPDPDLVIRTSGEQRLSGFLLWQSAHSEFHFCEAYWPDFRRTDFLRALRAYGIRHRRFGS; encoded by the coding sequence GTGAGTCTGCGCAGGCGTGTGGCCGACATCGTCTATGGCATCTACGAGAAGCGGCTCGTCCAGCAAGCGGGTGGGCGCACCCCCCGCCACGTCGGGGTGATGCTCGACGGGAACCGGCGCTGGGCCCGCGAGGCGGGGTTCACCGACGTCAACGACGGGCACCGGGTGGGTGCCAGGCGCATCGCCGACCTGCTCGGCTGGTGCGAGGAGGCCGGGGTCGAGGTGGTGACCCTGTGGCTGCTGTCCACCGACAACCTCAACCGCGACGAATCCGAGCTGCGCCCGCTGCTGGAGATCATCGGCGACGTGGTCGACGAGCTCGCCGAGCCGGGCGCGCCGTGGCGGCTGCGGATCATCGGCGCGCTCGACCGGCTGCCCGCCGAGACCGCGGCCAGGCTGAAGGCCGCGGCGGGCCGCGCCGGTGGGCGCGAGGGCGTCGAGGTCAACATCGCGGTCGGGTACGGGGGCAGGCAGGAGATCGCCGACGCGGTGCGCAAGCTGCTGCAGCAGCACGCCGAGGCGGGCACCAGCATCGAGGCGCTGGCCGAGGTGCTCGACGTGGACCACATCGCCGAGCACCTGTACACCTCCGGGCAGCCGGACCCGGACCTGGTGATCAGGACCTCCGGTGAACAGCGACTGTCGGGCTTCCTGCTCTGGCAGTCGGCGCACTCGGAATTCCACTTCTGCGAGGCCTACTGGCCGGATTTCCGCCGGACCGATTTCCTGCGCGCGCTTCGGGCGTACGGAATACGTCACCGGCGATTCGGGTCTTAG
- a CDS encoding PhoH family protein: MLLSDPWALTRFAEHAVVVPLVVISELEGKRHHPELGWFARETLRLLDDLRRRHGRLDKPIAVGEGTLHIELNHSDPSVLPAGFRTDGNDSRILACALNLAAEGLAVTLVTKDIPLRVKAGAVGLDADEYRAGEVAPSGWTGMTDLDVPQEAVAALFESGAVEPADYGVPDAAELPANTGIRLLAGTSSALGRVTADKQIRLVRGDREAFGLHGRSAEQRIALDLLLDPDIGIVSLGGRAGTGKSALALCAGLEAVMERGLHKRVVVFRPMYAVGGQDLGYLPGTESEKMLPWAQAVFDTLGALVSKPVIDEVLHRGMLEVLPLTHIRGRSLHDTFVIVDEAQSLERNVLLTVLSRLGSGSRVVLTHDVAQRDNLRVGRHDGVAAVIEKLKGHPLFAHVTLTRSERSPIAALVTEMLEDHTA; the protein is encoded by the coding sequence GTGCTGCTGTCGGACCCGTGGGCGTTGACCCGGTTCGCCGAGCACGCGGTCGTCGTCCCGCTGGTGGTCATCAGCGAGTTGGAGGGCAAGCGGCACCACCCGGAACTCGGGTGGTTCGCCAGGGAGACGTTGCGCCTGCTCGACGACCTGCGACGACGGCACGGCAGGCTCGACAAGCCCATCGCGGTGGGCGAGGGCACCCTGCACATCGAGCTCAACCACTCCGACCCGTCGGTGCTGCCCGCGGGCTTCCGCACCGACGGCAACGACTCCAGGATCCTGGCCTGCGCGCTCAACCTGGCCGCCGAGGGCCTGGCGGTCACCCTCGTCACCAAGGACATCCCGCTGCGGGTCAAAGCGGGCGCGGTGGGCCTGGACGCCGACGAGTACCGGGCGGGCGAGGTCGCCCCGTCCGGCTGGACCGGCATGACCGACCTGGACGTCCCCCAGGAGGCGGTGGCCGCCCTCTTCGAATCCGGCGCGGTCGAGCCTGCCGACTACGGCGTCCCCGACGCGGCCGAACTCCCGGCGAACACCGGCATCCGGTTACTGGCGGGCACCTCAAGCGCCCTCGGCCGCGTCACCGCCGACAAGCAGATCCGCCTCGTGCGCGGCGACCGCGAGGCCTTCGGCCTGCACGGCCGCTCCGCCGAACAGCGCATCGCCCTCGACCTCCTGCTCGACCCCGACATCGGCATCGTCTCCCTCGGCGGCCGAGCGGGCACCGGCAAGTCCGCGCTGGCGCTGTGCGCGGGCCTGGAAGCGGTGATGGAACGCGGCCTGCACAAGCGGGTCGTCGTCTTCCGCCCGATGTACGCCGTCGGCGGGCAGGACCTCGGTTACCTGCCCGGCACGGAGAGCGAGAAGATGCTGCCGTGGGCGCAGGCGGTGTTCGACACGCTCGGCGCGCTGGTCAGCAAGCCGGTGATCGACGAGGTGCTGCACCGGGGCATGCTGGAAGTCCTGCCCCTGACCCACATCCGCGGCAGATCACTGCACGACACCTTCGTGATCGTCGACGAAGCCCAGTCCCTGGAACGCAACGTCCTGCTGACCGTGCTGTCCCGACTCGGCTCGGGGTCACGCGTGGTGCTGACACATGACGTGGCACAGCGCGACAACCTCCGGGTCGGACGGCACGACGGGGTCGCCGCGGTGATCGAGAAGTTGAAGGGGCACCCGCTGTTCGCGCACGTGACGCTGACGCGGTCGGAGCGGTCGCCTATCGCCGCCCTGGTGACGGAGATGCTGGAGGACCACACGGCTTAG